In one window of Sandaracinaceae bacterium DNA:
- a CDS encoding response regulator yields MSDGGLREETVLVVDDEPMVRDIVARVLETVFARVLVASGGDAAIAHLNDQRVDLLVTDLKMPGVSGLDVARAALARGVRTRVIAISGYVTPADEDALAALGVDLLRKPFDVDALLTRVERLLDAP; encoded by the coding sequence GTGAGCGACGGCGGCCTACGAGAGGAGACAGTCCTGGTCGTCGACGACGAACCGATGGTGCGGGACATCGTGGCGCGCGTGCTCGAGACGGTCTTCGCGCGGGTCCTGGTGGCCAGTGGGGGTGACGCAGCCATCGCGCACCTGAACGACCAGCGCGTCGACCTGCTGGTGACCGACCTGAAGATGCCGGGCGTCTCGGGCCTCGACGTGGCCCGCGCGGCCCTGGCCCGGGGCGTGCGCACGCGCGTCATCGCGATCAGCGGCTACGTGACCCCGGCCGACGAGGACGCGCTGGCTGCGCTGGGCGTCGACCTGCTGCGCAAACCGTTCGACGTCGACGCGCTCCTGACACGAGTGGAGCGGTTGCTCGACGCGCCCTGA
- a CDS encoding TonB-dependent receptor produces MPTRRPHVRAASTVLSVVCAALSMVPAAPTRAQPATDQPAPAQPVVTPPRVLRDATAELPAEQWAQVPAGATVLLELVIGADGAVSEARVLEGLSETLDAAAVAAIQRFVFEPARQDLEPIAVRIRYAFAFVPPRTAGGTVLPPLGTITGVLRTHEDVPVAGAQVLIVSADEAVVRRVTTGEDGAFTFDMLPPGLYDVRATAPGAEALVFQEDVVADEATELVYRLPAPPPPPEDDDDDVEFGAEAVVDPPPREITRRSIRGEQLRTIPGTAGDALRAVEILPGVARPPFGAGALIVRGSAPGDSEVFFEGVSVPLLYHFGGLKSVINSRLLEGIDFYPGNFSSRYGRRTGGILEVSLRDPATDRFHGIIEASAIDLSIIAEGPITEHFSIAVAARRSLIDLVFDSLVPDDIGVVAAPVYYDYQLFATWRPNSRDRLRMLIYGSSDRFALNIEDSFGDDPAARGNASLTTRFFNHQFIWDRQVDADTEQELAVTFGPIQARFGIGDLGFDGRFRQIYSRYERRMQINEHVRLLVGSDIFLTPVKLTYNGPQLGQSEGGGTDAGPLAGRETVNVALDTVVVRPGFYLETNIDADPMRFVVGARVDYFGEINQWVFNPRLSVLASATDTLSFKVAAGLYSQPPEFNESNGAIGNDQLEPIHSAHFGAGFDWGFHPGMTLGLEGFYKPLWNRVVGIQGGVEPYFQNGGRGRIYGAELSARINPDHGTYVGYLSYTLSRSERLDHPEDPDDQWRLFDFDQTHILTLSFTYNLPRNWSLGGTVRIVSGNPSTPIIGSVYDAMNDVYIPIDGRTNSQRNPLFHRLDVRVEKKWIWDSFMLAFFLDIQNAYNQQNQEGLIYNFDFSQSTAINGLPIIPAIGIRGEL; encoded by the coding sequence GTGCCGACCCGCCGCCCCCATGTACGCGCCGCTTCGACCGTCCTCTCGGTCGTCTGCGCTGCGCTCTCGATGGTGCCCGCCGCCCCCACGCGCGCGCAGCCGGCCACCGACCAGCCCGCGCCCGCGCAACCCGTGGTGACGCCGCCGCGTGTGCTCCGCGACGCGACCGCCGAGCTGCCCGCCGAGCAGTGGGCCCAGGTGCCCGCAGGGGCCACGGTGCTGCTGGAGCTGGTCATCGGCGCAGACGGCGCCGTGAGCGAGGCGCGCGTGCTCGAAGGCCTGTCGGAGACCCTGGACGCCGCGGCCGTCGCTGCGATCCAGCGGTTCGTGTTCGAGCCCGCGCGCCAGGACCTCGAGCCCATCGCGGTGCGCATCCGCTACGCCTTTGCGTTCGTGCCCCCGAGGACCGCGGGGGGCACCGTGTTGCCGCCCCTCGGCACCATCACCGGCGTGCTGCGCACCCACGAAGACGTCCCCGTGGCGGGCGCGCAGGTGCTGATCGTGAGCGCGGACGAGGCCGTCGTGCGGCGCGTCACCACGGGCGAGGACGGCGCGTTCACGTTCGACATGCTGCCCCCCGGTCTCTACGACGTGCGGGCCACCGCGCCGGGGGCCGAGGCGCTCGTGTTCCAAGAAGACGTCGTGGCGGACGAGGCCACCGAGCTGGTCTATCGCTTGCCCGCGCCGCCTCCACCGCCGGAAGACGATGACGACGACGTGGAGTTCGGCGCGGAGGCCGTGGTGGACCCGCCGCCGCGCGAGATCACCCGCCGCTCCATCCGAGGCGAGCAGCTGCGCACCATCCCCGGCACCGCGGGCGACGCGTTGCGCGCGGTCGAGATCCTGCCGGGCGTGGCGCGCCCCCCCTTCGGCGCCGGCGCGCTCATCGTGCGCGGCTCGGCCCCCGGTGACAGCGAGGTGTTCTTCGAGGGCGTCTCGGTGCCGCTGCTGTACCACTTCGGTGGCCTCAAGAGCGTCATCAACTCGCGCCTGCTCGAGGGCATCGACTTCTACCCGGGCAACTTCTCGTCGCGCTACGGCCGCCGCACGGGCGGTATCCTCGAGGTCAGCCTGCGGGACCCGGCCACGGACCGCTTCCACGGCATCATCGAGGCCAGCGCCATCGACCTCTCCATCATCGCCGAGGGGCCCATCACCGAGCACTTCAGCATCGCCGTGGCCGCGCGCCGCAGCTTGATCGACCTGGTGTTCGACTCGCTGGTGCCCGACGACATCGGCGTCGTGGCCGCACCCGTCTACTACGACTACCAGCTCTTCGCGACCTGGCGCCCGAACTCGCGCGACCGTCTGCGCATGCTCATCTACGGCTCCAGCGACCGCTTCGCGCTCAACATCGAGGACTCGTTCGGGGACGACCCGGCCGCGCGCGGCAACGCCAGCCTGACCACGCGCTTCTTCAACCACCAGTTCATCTGGGACCGCCAGGTGGACGCGGACACGGAGCAGGAGCTGGCCGTCACGTTCGGCCCCATCCAGGCGCGCTTCGGCATCGGCGACCTGGGCTTCGACGGACGCTTCCGCCAGATCTACTCGCGTTACGAACGGCGCATGCAGATCAACGAGCACGTGCGCCTGCTGGTCGGCAGCGACATCTTCCTGACGCCCGTCAAGCTCACCTACAACGGCCCGCAGCTGGGGCAGTCCGAGGGCGGCGGCACGGACGCGGGCCCGCTGGCCGGGCGCGAGACGGTCAACGTCGCCCTCGACACGGTGGTGGTGCGCCCAGGCTTCTACCTCGAGACCAACATCGACGCCGACCCGATGCGCTTCGTGGTGGGCGCTCGGGTGGACTACTTCGGCGAGATCAACCAGTGGGTCTTCAACCCGCGGCTGTCCGTGCTGGCCAGCGCGACGGACACGCTCAGCTTCAAGGTGGCCGCTGGGCTGTACAGCCAGCCGCCCGAGTTCAACGAGTCGAACGGCGCCATCGGCAACGACCAGCTGGAGCCCATTCACTCGGCGCACTTCGGCGCGGGCTTCGACTGGGGTTTCCACCCGGGCATGACGCTGGGCCTCGAGGGCTTCTACAAGCCCCTCTGGAACCGCGTGGTGGGCATCCAGGGCGGCGTCGAGCCGTACTTCCAGAACGGCGGCCGAGGCCGCATCTACGGCGCCGAGCTGAGCGCGCGCATCAACCCGGACCACGGCACGTACGTGGGCTACCTCAGCTACACGCTGTCGCGCAGCGAGCGCTTGGACCACCCCGAAGACCCGGATGACCAGTGGCGTTTGTTCGACTTCGACCAGACCCACATCCTGACGCTGTCGTTCACGTACAACCTGCCTCGCAACTGGAGCCTCGGCGGCACCGTGCGCATCGTCAGCGGCAACCCCAGCACGCCCATCATCGGCTCGGTCTACGACGCGATGAACGACGTCTACATCCCCATCGACGGGCGCACCAACTCGCAGCGCAACCCTCTCTTCCACCGCCTCGACGTGCGCGTGGAGAAGAAGTGGATCTGGGACTCGTTCATGCTGGCCTTCTTCCTGGACATCCAGAACGCGTACAACCAGCAGAACCAGGAGGGGCTCATCTACAACTTCGACTTCAGCCAGTCGACGGCCATCAACGGCCTGCCCATCATCCCCGCCATCGGCATCCGGGGGGAGCTGTGA
- a CDS encoding DUF547 domain-containing protein → MRSPKTHTTSIATLLFALSTPAAGCGCSGGGAPGGGESTTATPGAAATEGPSSPRNVEPEPAPVDPPAEGEESTEVARVSPALLASRRWSGVLAAYRTDDGGFRYAALAGSEADRARLAEAVQAVADTRPTDLVSRDAELAFYLNAYNILTVSAVLARFPIDSVMSVPGFFDAIEHDVMGTRMTLNALENDIIRARFHEPRIHFAVNCASAGCPWLDATPFTAAELDATLGRLTRAFVGRTTTVDARRRRVVVSQLFEWFAGDFEPAGGVRAFLVAHTEHEPTRVLVADERNRIAYFEYDWALNARP, encoded by the coding sequence ATGCGCTCGCCGAAGACCCACACGACGTCCATCGCCACCCTTCTATTCGCGCTGAGCACGCCCGCCGCCGGGTGCGGCTGCAGCGGAGGTGGCGCGCCTGGTGGCGGCGAGAGCACCACCGCGACGCCTGGCGCAGCAGCCACCGAGGGGCCCTCCTCCCCACGCAACGTCGAACCCGAGCCGGCACCGGTGGACCCCCCGGCTGAAGGCGAAGAGAGCACCGAGGTCGCCCGGGTGTCCCCCGCGCTGCTGGCCTCGCGCCGGTGGTCGGGCGTGCTCGCGGCCTACCGGACCGACGACGGCGGGTTCCGCTACGCCGCGCTCGCGGGCTCGGAAGCGGACCGCGCCAGGCTCGCCGAGGCGGTCCAGGCGGTCGCCGACACCCGCCCCACCGACCTCGTCAGCCGCGACGCGGAGCTGGCCTTCTACCTGAACGCCTACAACATCCTCACGGTGAGCGCGGTGCTCGCGCGCTTCCCGATCGACAGCGTGATGAGCGTCCCGGGTTTCTTCGACGCCATCGAGCACGACGTGATGGGCACGCGCATGACCCTGAACGCGCTGGAGAACGACATCATCCGCGCCCGCTTCCACGAGCCGCGCATCCACTTCGCCGTGAACTGCGCGAGCGCGGGCTGCCCGTGGCTGGACGCGACCCCGTTCACGGCGGCCGAGCTGGACGCGACGCTCGGGCGGCTCACGCGCGCCTTCGTGGGCCGCACGACGACGGTGGATGCGCGTCGGCGACGCGTGGTGGTCAGCCAGCTGTTCGAGTGGTTCGCGGGGGACTTCGAGCCCGCAGGGGGCGTGCGGGCGTTCCTGGTGGCGCACACGGAGCACGAGCCGACGCGCGTGTTGGTCGCGGACGAGCGCAACCGCATCGCGTACTTCGAGTACGACTGGGCGCTGAACGCCCGACCGTGA
- a CDS encoding FAD-dependent oxidoreductase, which translates to MTEHVVVIGAGIGGLTAAALLAKWGKRVTVLEAHVYPGGCAGTFFHRGYRFDAGATLAGGFAPGGPHHIVGELLGIAWPVHPVDPAWVVHLPDGRAVTQWADKERWQAERQAHFPGTEAFWRRQERLADVSWRVSSRPFPWPPESVADALRLGSSVNLEDIGLLPYLTRTLGSLAPPGDPMFHAFLDAQLLISAQTTSPYVSALYGSAAIDLPRRGVNHVRGGIGQLAQSLMDSVRASGGEVLLRQEVNGIALQAGRAVAVTTKKGLRVPCDALLANLTPWALRRLLGEGAPRTLVRDVDHALTPTGGAFMVYLGIDQQRFRQRFGDAATHHQVVVDASKPLGETNSVFFSMASADDAGRAPAGELPATMSTHTQTEPWWTLHRTDPAAYEARKEQYAEAMLDAISRALPGLRECVTFRLTGTPVSFQRFTRRPEGMVGGFPQTSVFRARGPRTGLPNVLFVGDSVFPGQSTAGVTLSGLRVARQLA; encoded by the coding sequence ATGACGGAGCATGTCGTGGTCATCGGCGCGGGCATTGGCGGGCTGACCGCAGCCGCGCTGCTGGCCAAGTGGGGCAAGCGGGTCACGGTGCTGGAGGCGCACGTCTATCCGGGGGGCTGCGCGGGCACGTTCTTTCACCGCGGCTACCGATTCGACGCGGGGGCGACGCTGGCGGGGGGCTTCGCGCCTGGGGGCCCGCACCACATCGTGGGCGAGCTGCTGGGCATCGCATGGCCCGTTCATCCGGTGGACCCGGCCTGGGTGGTGCACCTGCCCGACGGTCGCGCTGTGACGCAGTGGGCCGACAAGGAGCGCTGGCAGGCGGAGCGGCAGGCGCACTTCCCAGGCACCGAGGCGTTTTGGCGGCGTCAGGAGCGGCTGGCCGACGTGAGCTGGCGGGTGTCGAGCCGCCCCTTCCCGTGGCCGCCCGAGTCCGTGGCCGATGCGCTGCGGCTGGGGTCCTCCGTGAACCTCGAGGACATCGGACTGCTGCCCTACCTCACACGCACGCTGGGCTCGCTCGCCCCGCCCGGGGACCCCATGTTCCATGCGTTCCTGGACGCGCAGCTGCTGATCTCGGCGCAGACCACCAGCCCCTACGTGAGCGCGCTGTACGGCAGCGCGGCCATCGATCTGCCACGGCGCGGGGTGAACCACGTGCGCGGCGGCATCGGCCAGCTGGCGCAGAGCCTGATGGACTCCGTGCGCGCGAGCGGCGGCGAGGTGCTGCTGCGTCAGGAGGTGAACGGCATCGCGCTGCAGGCGGGGCGCGCCGTGGCCGTCACCACCAAGAAGGGCCTCCGCGTACCGTGCGATGCGCTGTTGGCCAACCTCACGCCGTGGGCCTTGCGGCGACTGCTGGGCGAGGGCGCTCCGCGCACCTTGGTGCGGGACGTGGACCACGCGCTCACGCCCACCGGCGGCGCGTTCATGGTCTACCTGGGCATCGACCAGCAGAGGTTCCGCCAGCGCTTCGGGGACGCCGCCACGCACCACCAGGTGGTGGTGGACGCGAGCAAGCCGCTGGGCGAGACGAACTCGGTCTTCTTCTCGATGGCCAGCGCCGACGACGCCGGGCGCGCACCGGCCGGCGAGCTGCCCGCCACCATGTCCACGCACACCCAGACGGAGCCCTGGTGGACGCTGCACCGCACCGACCCCGCCGCCTACGAGGCCCGGAAGGAGCAGTACGCGGAGGCCATGCTGGACGCCATCAGCCGCGCGCTGCCGGGCCTGCGGGAGTGCGTCACCTTCCGGCTCACGGGCACGCCCGTGTCGTTCCAGCGCTTCACGCGGCGTCCCGAAGGCATGGTGGGGGGCTTCCCCCAGACCTCGGTGTTTCGCGCGCGCGGGCCTCGCACGGGGCTGCCCAACGTTCTCTTCGTAGGCGACTCGGTGTTCCCGGGGCAGTCCACCGCCGGCGTGACTCTGAGCGGACTGCGTGTGGCGCGTCAGCTGGCGTAG
- a CDS encoding nucleotidyl transferase AbiEii/AbiGii toxin family protein, translated as MLTREQLQRAASDTGFPIDSLEKVSMLVRLLNLMAGHPFLGPRVALKGGTALNLFVFDLPRLSVDVDVNYIGGADRETMMAERTKLDTALAQVASRLGLSVKRAPGEHAGGKWRLSYTSALGRPAIIEVDVNYMLRVPLWDAAPCDSKPFLGDRVTRLNLLDRHELAAGKLAALLARGASRDLFDARELLARDTFDRDKLRLAFVVYGGINRVDWRTVSASEVTTTASDVKRLLLPMLRQDIRPADEEVERWTSSLVDETRARLGAVLPLLAHEARFLERLNSHGVIEAALLTTDSELQRRIEASPGLKWKALNVKKHAGLDE; from the coding sequence ATGCTGACACGCGAACAGCTCCAGCGCGCCGCGAGCGACACCGGCTTCCCCATCGACTCGCTCGAGAAGGTGTCGATGCTGGTCCGGCTGCTGAACCTGATGGCCGGGCACCCGTTTCTGGGGCCGCGCGTTGCGTTGAAGGGCGGGACGGCGCTCAACCTCTTCGTGTTCGACCTTCCCCGGCTGTCGGTCGACGTGGACGTGAACTACATTGGTGGCGCGGATCGGGAGACGATGATGGCCGAGCGCACGAAGCTCGACACGGCGCTGGCACAGGTCGCGTCTCGCCTCGGTCTGAGCGTGAAGCGCGCGCCGGGTGAGCATGCCGGAGGCAAGTGGCGGCTGTCGTACACCTCTGCGCTCGGGCGCCCGGCGATCATCGAGGTCGACGTCAACTACATGCTCCGGGTCCCGCTCTGGGACGCTGCGCCATGCGACTCCAAGCCGTTCCTCGGTGACCGCGTGACGCGCCTCAATCTGCTCGACCGCCACGAGCTGGCGGCGGGGAAGCTCGCTGCGCTGCTCGCGCGCGGTGCGAGCCGCGATCTCTTCGACGCTCGTGAGCTGCTCGCGCGCGACACCTTCGACCGCGACAAGTTGCGCCTCGCCTTCGTGGTCTACGGCGGCATCAATCGCGTCGACTGGAGGACGGTCTCGGCCTCCGAAGTGACGACGACGGCCTCTGACGTGAAGCGGCTGCTCTTGCCCATGCTGCGGCAGGACATCCGGCCTGCGGATGAGGAGGTCGAGCGGTGGACATCGTCGCTCGTCGACGAGACGCGCGCACGGCTCGGCGCGGTCCTCCCCCTTTTGGCGCATGAGGCCCGCTTTCTCGAGCGCCTCAATAGCCATGGCGTGATCGAGGCGGCGCTGCTCACCACCGACAGCGAGCTCCAGCGACGCATCGAGGCGAGCCCAGGGCTGAAGTGGAAGGCGCTGAACGTGAAGAAGCACGCCGGCTTGGACGAGTAG
- a CDS encoding transcriptional regulator, whose protein sequence is MSSEEFFQTHPVFTHEEYAQSRTSASPRTVDSLLRKHVASGRIARVRRGLYVTPPAGARAETVDPFLVATKAAPDAAVSHHAALQFHGRAYSMWSQVTFLTTYAARGFRFGPVDYVPVRPPEPVAQLPDMGGGVERVPSAGGIVRVSSCERAMVDVLHSPALGGGWEEIFRSLAMVEFFDLDAVISYTLALESAVTAARVGYFLSSQRERLFVEEGHLARLAERAPRQARYLDTARDPGRLVHPWNLIVPEWVLDERWEEV, encoded by the coding sequence GTGTCCTCCGAAGAGTTCTTCCAGACACACCCCGTGTTCACGCACGAGGAGTACGCACAGAGCCGCACGAGCGCGAGCCCGCGGACCGTCGACAGCTTGCTCCGCAAGCACGTCGCGAGCGGCCGCATCGCGCGGGTCCGGCGTGGCCTGTACGTGACGCCCCCGGCAGGAGCGCGGGCCGAGACGGTGGATCCGTTCCTCGTCGCGACCAAGGCCGCGCCGGACGCGGCCGTCAGTCACCACGCTGCCCTCCAGTTCCACGGGCGCGCGTACTCGATGTGGAGCCAGGTCACGTTCCTCACGACCTACGCCGCGCGGGGCTTTCGCTTCGGGCCTGTCGACTACGTGCCCGTCCGCCCGCCCGAGCCAGTGGCCCAGCTCCCCGACATGGGCGGAGGCGTCGAGCGCGTCCCGAGCGCCGGTGGCATCGTGCGGGTCAGCTCCTGCGAGCGGGCGATGGTCGACGTGCTTCACTCGCCCGCGCTCGGAGGGGGCTGGGAGGAGATCTTTCGCTCGCTCGCGATGGTCGAGTTCTTCGACCTCGACGCTGTGATCTCCTACACGCTCGCGCTCGAGTCCGCGGTCACCGCAGCGCGCGTGGGCTACTTCCTCTCGTCCCAGCGCGAACGTCTGTTCGTCGAGGAGGGCCACCTCGCGCGTCTGGCCGAGCGCGCACCGAGACAGGCGCGCTATCTGGACACGGCGCGCGACCCCGGGCGGCTCGTCCACCCATGGAACCTCATCGTGCCCGAGTGGGTGCTCGACGAGCGCTGGGAGGAGGTCTGA
- a CDS encoding SDR family NAD(P)-dependent oxidoreductase, with protein MTLARARVVITGGTRGIGRALAEALVQEGSEVLVCGRDDAALAAVRRDLGVRALRCDITDPADVARLADVVRAELCGVDLLINNAGRQVDHDVVAGLDMSAARDEVAVNLLAPIAVTAALMPLLLASPDAAVVNVSSALAFAPAPRSPVYAASKAGLAAWTHALRAQLEGTAVRVVDVVPPLVATDMTVGRHEGAVQPEAVAAAVVRGLTRRRTRVVVGKARALAAIHRVSPALARRMMRDR; from the coding sequence GTGACGTTGGCGCGCGCACGCGTCGTGATCACGGGCGGCACGCGCGGCATCGGGCGCGCCCTCGCCGAGGCGCTGGTGCAGGAGGGCAGCGAGGTGCTGGTGTGCGGCCGCGACGACGCGGCCCTCGCCGCGGTGCGCCGAGACCTGGGTGTGCGGGCGCTGCGCTGCGACATCACCGACCCCGCCGACGTCGCGCGGCTGGCCGACGTGGTGCGCGCCGAGCTGTGCGGGGTCGACCTGCTCATCAATAACGCCGGGCGCCAAGTGGACCACGACGTCGTCGCGGGGCTCGACATGAGCGCGGCGCGCGACGAGGTCGCGGTGAACCTGCTGGCGCCCATCGCCGTGACCGCCGCGCTCATGCCCCTGCTGCTGGCGTCCCCGGACGCGGCGGTGGTGAACGTCAGCTCCGCGCTCGCCTTTGCGCCGGCCCCCCGCTCACCCGTGTACGCCGCGTCGAAGGCGGGCCTTGCGGCGTGGACGCACGCGCTGCGGGCGCAGCTGGAAGGAACGGCGGTGCGCGTGGTGGACGTGGTGCCACCGCTCGTCGCGACGGATATGACGGTCGGTCGTCACGAGGGTGCAGTGCAGCCCGAGGCTGTCGCGGCAGCCGTCGTGCGCGGCCTCACAAGACGCCGGACGCGCGTCGTCGTCGGCAAGGCGCGCGCGCTCGCCGCCATCCACCGCGTGTCGCCTGCCCTCGCCCGTCGGATGATGCGCGACCGCTGA
- a CDS encoding helix-turn-helix transcriptional regulator, whose amino-acid sequence MSGRINMAVVKLVLDGIRRVAPEALDAAGELATLCDADGAGVPLEPYRAVLQAVSDHAGDLTLLRAGHAPDTLVDPILFVLLNSETPAQVIEKEARLARFIHSRHVVRVVAVHPNGVELEHVSTVDDPPRRTEDLAAAGQHVALFEQIGCQGLRLQLPGTEAPARWVYRAGGYEAPAAGSCARWVFTWDALVPTRRPMPGLDAHLLAGETRPELLESTATVGAVERIARADLGRTWTLSDVAARLGQSPRTLQRALAAEEARFSDVLDRVRVDAAARLLETSALSVTEIGYVCGFADTSHFSRRFKQRRGRSPSAYRSEADGRGHA is encoded by the coding sequence GTGTCCGGGCGCATCAACATGGCCGTCGTGAAGCTCGTGCTGGACGGGATCCGTCGGGTCGCCCCCGAGGCGCTCGACGCGGCAGGAGAGCTCGCCACGTTGTGCGACGCGGACGGCGCGGGCGTCCCGCTCGAGCCGTATCGTGCGGTGTTGCAGGCCGTGAGCGATCACGCGGGCGACCTCACGCTGCTCCGCGCGGGTCACGCACCGGACACCCTCGTAGACCCCATCCTGTTCGTGCTGCTGAACAGCGAGACGCCCGCCCAGGTCATCGAGAAGGAGGCGCGGCTGGCGCGCTTCATCCACTCGCGGCACGTCGTCCGCGTCGTGGCGGTGCACCCGAACGGCGTCGAGCTGGAGCACGTGTCCACCGTGGACGACCCGCCGCGGCGCACCGAGGACCTGGCTGCGGCGGGTCAGCACGTGGCGCTGTTCGAGCAGATCGGGTGCCAGGGCCTTCGGCTCCAGCTGCCCGGGACCGAGGCCCCTGCGCGCTGGGTGTACCGTGCCGGCGGGTACGAAGCGCCCGCCGCGGGGTCCTGCGCGCGCTGGGTGTTCACATGGGACGCGCTGGTGCCGACGCGCCGCCCGATGCCCGGCCTCGACGCGCACCTGCTGGCGGGAGAGACGCGCCCCGAGCTTCTGGAGTCGACCGCGACGGTGGGGGCGGTCGAGCGCATCGCGCGCGCGGACCTGGGCCGCACGTGGACCCTCTCGGACGTGGCTGCGCGCCTCGGGCAGTCTCCCCGTACGCTGCAGCGCGCGCTGGCGGCCGAAGAGGCGCGCTTCTCCGACGTGCTCGATCGTGTGCGGGTCGACGCCGCCGCCCGGCTGCTGGAGACGAGCGCGCTGAGCGTGACGGAGATCGGCTACGTGTGCGGGTTCGCGGACACGTCCCACTTCAGCCGGCGCTTCAAGCAGCGTCGCGGGCGGTCACCGTCGGCCTATCGCAGCGAAGCCGACGGCCGTGGCCACGCTTGA